A window of Paenibacillus sp. 19GGS1-52 contains these coding sequences:
- a CDS encoding YqzE family protein — protein MASDGDELVKYITEKVVVYMEDPRSSRARREATKQPWSQKWFGMLPLGMSLWRSSWSHKVKE, from the coding sequence ATGGCTTCCGATGGGGATGAACTAGTGAAGTATATAACCGAAAAAGTCGTAGTGTATATGGAGGACCCGCGCAGCAGCCGTGCTCGCCGGGAAGCAACGAAGCAGCCATGGTCGCAGAAATGGTTCGGTATGCTTCCGCTTGGCATGTCTCTTTGGCGGAGTAGTTGGAGTCATAAAGTCAAGGAATGA
- a CDS encoding sulfurtransferase TusA family protein, producing the protein MIKADQLLDCKGLACPMPIVKTKKAMDQLEAGQIIEVQATDKGSLADIQGWAKNTGHQYLGTIEEDNVLKHYLRKASPDEIKEQKKYKHVVSNEELEKKMASGEKVMILDVREPAEYAFHRIPGAISIPLGELENRLNELRREDNIHVICRTGTRSDLACQLLAEKDFSAVQNVEPGMSGWTGPTERN; encoded by the coding sequence ATGATTAAAGCAGATCAATTACTGGATTGCAAAGGACTGGCATGCCCGATGCCTATCGTTAAAACAAAGAAAGCGATGGACCAGCTTGAAGCTGGTCAGATTATTGAAGTTCAAGCCACCGATAAAGGCTCTCTAGCCGATATTCAAGGATGGGCAAAGAATACTGGACATCAGTATTTAGGAACCATTGAAGAAGATAACGTACTCAAACATTATCTTCGCAAAGCCAGCCCCGATGAGATTAAGGAGCAAAAAAAATATAAGCATGTCGTTTCGAATGAAGAGCTTGAGAAAAAAATGGCGAGTGGTGAGAAGGTAATGATTCTCGATGTCCGTGAACCTGCTGAATATGCATTTCATCGAATTCCAGGTGCGATTTCTATTCCTCTCGGTGAATTGGAAAATCGTTTGAATGAACTCAGAAGAGAAGATAATATCCATGTTATTTGTAGGACGGGAACACGTAGTGATCTAGCTTGCCAACTGCTAGCTGAGAAAGACTTCTCTGCTGTGCAGAATGTTGAACCTGGAATGTCCGGATGGACAGGACCAACGGAAAGAAACTAG
- a CDS encoding sulfurtransferase TusA family protein, giving the protein MQVDLVVDTKGLACPMPIVKAKKALDGLTSSQIMEVQSTDKGSINDFQAWVKQTQNELIKYEEENGIYKFFVKKI; this is encoded by the coding sequence ATGCAAGTAGATCTTGTGGTCGACACGAAAGGATTGGCATGTCCAATGCCAATTGTAAAAGCAAAGAAAGCCCTGGATGGTCTTACATCTAGTCAAATTATGGAAGTTCAATCAACGGACAAAGGTTCCATCAATGATTTTCAGGCATGGGTCAAACAAACCCAAAACGAGCTTATTAAATACGAAGAAGAAAATGGCATCTATAAATTCTTTGTAAAGAAGATATAA
- a CDS encoding DsrE/DsrF/DrsH-like family protein → MSTRVAIIASNGGLFDAYKVFNIATASAATDAEVAIFFTFEGLNLIHKKAHHQLPLPEGREHFAEGFKNANVPSIPELVEMAQELGVKIIACQMTMDVMNLQKEEFIDGIEVGGAVTFLDFAKDANVSLTF, encoded by the coding sequence ATGAGTACAAGAGTAGCTATTATCGCAAGTAACGGTGGTTTGTTTGATGCATATAAAGTGTTTAATATTGCAACAGCTTCTGCGGCAACCGATGCAGAAGTTGCAATCTTCTTCACCTTTGAAGGACTGAATTTGATTCATAAAAAGGCTCATCACCAGCTGCCATTGCCGGAGGGACGGGAACATTTTGCTGAAGGCTTCAAAAATGCCAACGTTCCATCCATTCCCGAACTGGTTGAAATGGCACAGGAGCTGGGTGTCAAAATTATTGCTTGCCAGATGACTATGGATGTAATGAATTTGCAGAAGGAAGAATTTATCGATGGAATCGAAGTCGGAGGCGCAGTAACATTCTTAGATTTCGCTAAGGATGCGAATGTCTCTTTAACATTCTAA
- a CDS encoding sulfite exporter TauE/SafE family protein: MDILLFIVMVLLGLVGSFFSGLLGIGGAIINYPLLLYVPPLFGVANFSAHEVSSISMFQVFFASLAGVIAFRRKKNNGAVVHKGLVVYMGSSILVGSLVGGYISGLLDGEVINLIYGILAVVAVILMLIPRKGSEEQSDNLTFNKIIAIGTALLVGIVSGIVGAGGAFILIPIMLTVLKIPTRTTIASSLAIVFISAIGGLIGKISAGGIPLEPTIYTVIGSLLGAPLGSRISSKINVNVLRYGLVVLIALTAVKVWSSIL, encoded by the coding sequence ATGGATATATTGCTTTTTATCGTAATGGTATTGCTAGGTCTGGTCGGTTCTTTCTTTTCCGGATTGCTTGGGATTGGCGGAGCCATTATTAATTATCCCCTTCTCTTATATGTACCTCCATTATTTGGGGTGGCTAATTTCTCGGCTCACGAAGTATCTTCGATCAGTATGTTCCAAGTTTTTTTTGCTTCGCTTGCAGGAGTGATTGCTTTTCGGCGAAAAAAAAATAATGGGGCTGTTGTTCATAAAGGTTTAGTAGTGTACATGGGGAGCAGCATTCTCGTTGGCAGCCTGGTTGGAGGTTATATCTCAGGTCTGCTTGACGGGGAAGTTATCAACTTGATATACGGAATTCTAGCGGTCGTTGCAGTTATTCTAATGCTTATCCCTAGAAAAGGAAGTGAGGAACAATCAGATAATCTAACATTCAATAAAATCATAGCAATAGGCACAGCTCTTTTGGTAGGTATTGTCTCAGGAATCGTAGGTGCTGGCGGTGCGTTTATTCTCATTCCCATAATGCTTACCGTTCTCAAAATACCAACACGTACGACTATTGCCTCCTCACTCGCTATCGTCTTTATTTCAGCAATCGGTGGGTTGATCGGTAAAATCTCGGCTGGGGGTATTCCTCTGGAACCTACAATTTATACTGTAATCGGGAGTCTACTGGGTGCACCTCTTGGATCAAGGATAAGTTCCAAAATTAATGTTAATGTTCTGCGGTATGGATTAGTCGTCTTAATTGCCCTCACGGCTGTAAAGGTATGGTCTTCCATTCTATAA
- a CDS encoding adenosylcobalamin-dependent ribonucleoside-diphosphate reductase yields the protein MSTVERKQHLEGLSEKIFLDRYAWKDADSNNAKVGDVVLVLTKDDPKFPTKEVGEIVERSGRIVTVKTRSGEHVQSDVEKLTLNIEKTPEEMWDRLAGAMASVEKTPELQKEWTGKFRSILDDWKLVPGGRIAAGAGASEELTLFNCYVIPSPKDSRGGIMQTLSEMTEIMARGGGVGINLSSLRPRRAIVRGVNGSSSGSVSWGGLFSYTTGLIEQGGSRRGALMLMINDWHPDVLDFITVKQTMGQVTNANLSVCVSNSFMKAVKEDLDWELVFPDTTEPDYDTLWDGDLDKWKADGRSVIHYRTVKARDIWKTIIESAWKSAEPGVVFMEYYNQMSNSWYFNPIICTNPCGEQGLPGWGVCNLSAVNLSKFYDEKNHDVDWADLATTTRYSVRFLDNVIDKTPYHFPENEANQKKERRVGLGTMGLAELMIKLNIRYGSPESLEFLDKLYGFMAREAYLASAEIAGEKGSFQAFDTEKYLQSGFMKNITETYPEVGASIRKHGMRNVTVITQAPTGSTGTMVGTSTGIEPYFAFKYYRQSRLGYDEQFVPIAQDWLEAHPGEDLPDYFVTSMDLSAKDHIRAQAAIQRWVDSSISKTANCPADFTVEETAELYEMAFDLGCKGVTIYRDGSRDVQILETTKKEDKKDVEEAVSAATSEAAATTDVTASASSSVSASSTAAVAVSPTPKANAEVVDKQYKKRPQVLRGATYKINTPFGMAYITINDLDGTPAEIFLNVGKAGSDVFAMAEALGRVCSLFLRYGDHGEKVELLIKHLKGIGGSGAIGFGANRVESIADAVAKALETHVQNNAQDDHIPAPIAATLELGDFTEALNAELKSSVPAATATDDGHGGHSSHNHSTASRDLCPSCGSASLINIEGCKTCSTCGYSRCG from the coding sequence TTGAGTACAGTCGAACGCAAACAACACTTGGAAGGGCTGAGTGAGAAAATATTTTTGGATCGTTATGCCTGGAAGGATGCAGACAGCAACAATGCCAAGGTAGGCGATGTTGTGCTTGTGCTGACAAAGGATGACCCGAAGTTTCCCACGAAGGAAGTTGGCGAAATTGTAGAACGCAGCGGCCGCATTGTAACGGTAAAGACACGCAGCGGTGAACATGTGCAATCGGATGTAGAGAAGCTTACCCTTAATATAGAGAAGACGCCTGAAGAAATGTGGGACCGGCTGGCTGGAGCGATGGCTTCCGTCGAGAAGACGCCTGAGCTTCAAAAGGAGTGGACAGGCAAATTCCGTTCGATTCTGGATGACTGGAAGCTCGTACCAGGAGGGCGCATTGCAGCAGGTGCGGGAGCTAGTGAAGAACTGACACTTTTTAATTGTTATGTAATACCTTCTCCTAAGGATAGCCGTGGCGGTATCATGCAGACGTTGTCGGAAATGACGGAGATTATGGCTCGCGGTGGCGGCGTAGGAATCAATCTATCTTCACTGCGTCCACGCCGGGCTATCGTCAGAGGTGTTAATGGCTCTTCGAGCGGTTCTGTATCCTGGGGCGGTCTGTTCAGCTATACAACCGGATTAATCGAGCAAGGCGGCAGCCGTCGTGGTGCGCTGATGCTGATGATCAACGACTGGCATCCGGATGTCTTGGACTTCATTACGGTGAAGCAAACGATGGGTCAAGTGACCAATGCCAACCTGTCCGTATGCGTAAGCAACAGCTTCATGAAGGCTGTTAAGGAGGATCTGGATTGGGAGCTGGTATTCCCGGATACAACTGAACCTGACTATGACACCCTGTGGGATGGCGATCTTGACAAGTGGAAGGCCGATGGCCGCAGCGTCATTCATTACCGCACAGTTAAAGCACGTGATATCTGGAAAACGATTATTGAATCGGCTTGGAAGTCGGCTGAACCTGGTGTAGTATTCATGGAATACTACAACCAAATGTCCAACAGCTGGTATTTTAACCCGATCATTTGTACGAATCCTTGCGGTGAACAGGGCTTGCCTGGCTGGGGCGTCTGCAATCTGTCAGCTGTCAATCTCTCCAAGTTCTATGATGAGAAGAATCATGATGTAGACTGGGCAGATCTGGCGACCACCACTCGTTATTCCGTTCGTTTCCTGGATAATGTTATTGATAAGACTCCATATCATTTCCCGGAAAATGAAGCGAATCAGAAGAAGGAACGCCGTGTTGGTTTGGGCACGATGGGTCTGGCTGAGCTGATGATTAAATTGAACATCCGTTACGGCAGCCCGGAATCACTTGAGTTTCTGGACAAGCTGTATGGCTTTATGGCTCGTGAAGCGTATCTTGCTTCGGCAGAAATTGCCGGCGAGAAGGGTTCTTTCCAAGCGTTTGATACCGAGAAATACTTACAGAGCGGCTTTATGAAGAATATTACCGAAACGTACCCTGAGGTTGGCGCGTCCATCCGTAAGCACGGAATGCGTAACGTTACTGTTATCACCCAAGCTCCTACAGGCAGCACGGGTACAATGGTGGGCACATCAACGGGTATTGAACCTTATTTTGCCTTCAAATATTACCGTCAAAGTCGTCTTGGCTATGATGAACAATTCGTACCGATTGCTCAGGATTGGCTGGAAGCTCACCCTGGTGAAGATCTGCCGGATTACTTCGTAACGTCGATGGACTTATCGGCCAAGGATCACATTCGTGCGCAAGCGGCAATTCAGCGCTGGGTAGACAGCTCGATCTCCAAGACCGCTAACTGTCCGGCTGACTTTACCGTAGAAGAGACTGCTGAGCTGTACGAAATGGCCTTCGACTTAGGCTGCAAAGGCGTAACGATCTACCGTGACGGCAGCCGTGATGTACAAATTCTGGAGACAACGAAAAAAGAAGACAAAAAGGATGTAGAAGAAGCAGTATCAGCTGCAACTTCTGAAGCTGCGGCGACAACTGATGTAACGGCTAGTGCAAGTTCAAGTGTGAGTGCAAGTTCAACTGCAGCCGTGGCTGTAAGCCCTACTCCGAAAGCTAATGCCGAAGTAGTGGATAAACAATACAAGAAACGTCCGCAGGTATTGCGCGGCGCTACTTATAAGATCAATACACCATTTGGAATGGCGTACATTACCATTAATGATCTGGACGGCACTCCAGCAGAAATCTTCCTGAATGTAGGGAAGGCAGGATCAGATGTATTCGCTATGGCTGAAGCACTGGGTCGGGTCTGCTCGCTATTCCTTCGTTATGGAGATCATGGCGAGAAGGTAGAACTGCTGATCAAACATCTTAAAGGCATCGGCGGCTCCGGCGCCATCGGCTTTGGTGCAAACCGTGTAGAATCCATTGCTGACGCTGTCGCCAAAGCACTGGAAACGCATGTGCAGAACAATGCCCAAGACGATCATATCCCTGCACCCATTGCAGCGACACTGGAGCTTGGAGATTTCACAGAGGCATTAAACGCCGAACTGAAGTCCAGCGTTCCCGCCGCAACCGCCACAGATGATGGACACGGCGGTCATAGTAGTCACAACCATTCCACAGCCTCGCGTGACCTCTGCCCATCCTGCGGCAGCGCGTCATTAATTAATATTGAGGGCTGTAAGACTTGCAGTACTTGTGGGTATAGTCGGTGTGGTTGA
- a CDS encoding MBL fold metallo-hydrolase, with translation MEATKGLSIMTAKELTRIVLAKEELFILDVRNESDFNDWKIEGEMIDVINIPYFELLDGADPALDKIPNDKKIVVVCSKEGSSKFVAEQIVEAGRNNVHYLEGGMKSWSEHLEPVKISELKGGGSLYQFVRIGKGCLSYMIVSDGEAAVVDTLRMTEVFEEFAKSQGATIKHTLDTHLHADHISGGRKLAEENGGTYWLPPKDADEVTFPYEKLEEGQNITVGNTMIRIEPLYSPGHTIGSTSLIVDEQFLLTGDILFIESIGRPDLAGKAEDWVGDLRETLYNRYKELSQSLIVLPAHFGKASELGVGGKVMAKLSELYGKNPGLNIQEEAAFRRTVTENLPPQPNAYQEIRQTNMGKMTPSEEEQQEMEIGPNRCAVHD, from the coding sequence ATGGAAGCTACAAAAGGATTGAGTATAATGACAGCCAAGGAACTTACACGAATAGTTCTGGCCAAAGAAGAATTGTTTATTCTAGACGTTCGCAATGAGAGCGATTTTAATGACTGGAAAATTGAGGGCGAAATGATTGATGTGATTAATATCCCTTATTTTGAGCTATTGGACGGTGCGGACCCTGCACTTGATAAAATTCCGAATGACAAAAAAATCGTTGTCGTATGTTCAAAGGAAGGTTCCTCCAAATTTGTGGCAGAGCAGATTGTTGAAGCGGGAAGAAATAATGTACATTATCTAGAAGGCGGAATGAAATCTTGGAGTGAGCATCTAGAACCTGTCAAGATCAGTGAATTGAAGGGTGGGGGATCGCTCTACCAGTTCGTTCGGATCGGTAAAGGATGCTTGTCTTATATGATTGTTTCAGACGGTGAGGCAGCCGTAGTGGATACACTCCGGATGACGGAAGTTTTCGAAGAATTTGCGAAAAGCCAAGGTGCGACGATTAAGCATACCCTAGATACTCACCTTCATGCTGACCATATCTCAGGCGGTCGGAAGTTGGCTGAAGAGAATGGAGGAACTTATTGGTTGCCACCCAAGGATGCTGACGAAGTAACTTTTCCTTATGAGAAATTGGAAGAAGGACAGAATATCACTGTTGGAAATACAATGATTCGTATTGAGCCGCTATATTCACCGGGGCATACGATCGGCAGCACCTCGCTTATCGTTGACGAACAATTCTTGTTGACCGGCGATATCCTTTTCATCGAATCTATCGGACGTCCTGACTTAGCTGGCAAGGCAGAGGATTGGGTCGGAGACCTTCGTGAAACACTCTATAACCGTTACAAAGAACTGTCGCAGAGTTTAATCGTTCTTCCAGCTCATTTCGGAAAAGCATCCGAACTTGGAGTGGGCGGAAAAGTTATGGCAAAATTGTCGGAACTCTATGGTAAAAATCCAGGTCTGAATATTCAAGAGGAAGCAGCATTCCGGCGCACTGTAACTGAAAATCTGCCACCTCAGCCGAATGCATACCAGGAAATCCGTCAAACGAATATGGGGAAAATGACACCAAGTGAAGAAGAACAGCAAGAGATGGAAATAGGTCCAAACCGCTGTGCAGTTCACGATTAA
- a CDS encoding YqhG family protein, producing MTLSPQQVRTQVMNYLEVTECAIIEASPLHVTVKLSPRADRMLTDRPYYWGFVERTGVEPETLSFTFVFDPEKYDSLTSAASNPPPNRGTKPGTPSTDPQDSILARYFGVVPTQPWIGPGMIRREDVIYGSKRLLQIWSAARDEGKCLYLFENPGSRQRTTLFSAAYEPWLGVCYKVEMTCDLKREELHFVGISLVTGAIIDDFGTKLNQIELIPRLPENVHIQPLELTVSAGTDRLEAHLTEQLAELDYAWAEEARARLRLELSIIDVYYEELLKEPDEEKRLGIDEQYNRRRTETTWQYEPQVAVSAVTYGLFHLRST from the coding sequence ATGACCCTCTCCCCGCAGCAGGTTCGTACACAGGTTATGAATTATCTGGAGGTGACAGAATGCGCCATCATTGAAGCTTCACCACTTCATGTTACGGTGAAGCTGTCCCCACGCGCCGACCGGATGCTCACGGACCGTCCCTATTATTGGGGCTTCGTGGAAAGAACCGGAGTGGAGCCGGAGACGTTATCGTTCACCTTTGTGTTTGATCCGGAGAAATATGACAGCCTGACAAGTGCAGCTTCGAATCCGCCACCAAATAGAGGTACTAAACCAGGTACTCCCTCAACCGATCCGCAGGACAGTATATTAGCCCGCTACTTTGGGGTTGTTCCAACACAGCCCTGGATCGGCCCCGGTATGATCAGGCGTGAAGATGTGATCTATGGCAGCAAGCGGCTGCTGCAAATTTGGTCAGCGGCCCGCGATGAAGGCAAATGCCTTTATCTGTTTGAGAACCCGGGAAGCAGGCAGCGAACTACCCTGTTCTCAGCCGCCTACGAACCGTGGCTTGGCGTTTGTTACAAGGTGGAAATGACCTGCGATCTGAAGCGGGAGGAACTGCATTTTGTAGGAATCTCCTTGGTCACTGGAGCCATCATTGATGACTTTGGGACAAAGCTGAATCAAATTGAACTGATTCCCCGCCTGCCGGAGAATGTGCATATTCAACCTCTTGAACTAACAGTCTCCGCAGGTACCGATCGACTGGAAGCTCATCTCACAGAGCAGCTTGCCGAACTTGACTATGCATGGGCGGAGGAAGCCCGCGCTCGGCTGCGGCTGGAGCTGTCTATTATTGATGTTTATTATGAGGAGCTACTGAAGGAGCCTGACGAAGAGAAACGGTTGGGGATTGATGAGCAATACAATCGCCGCAGAACAGAAACCACCTGGCAATACGAGCCACAGGTTGCAGTTTCTGCGGTGACTTACGGGCTGTTTCATCTGCGGAGCACATAG
- a CDS encoding N-acetylmuramoyl-L-alanine amidase, producing MRLHSIQRTAVAPRSFIITLAAAGLIFLLAGTVQANGIPTQTDVKEERQHVLGHGHRMILIDAGHGGIDGGTSYGKILEKDITLEISRRLFLLLRSDGFDAILNRNGDYAPSDENFWLRSSSRHLRDLAQRKELAEMLPANVVVSIHINWAPSPSKHGPLVLYRQEGRSFMLAQSIQSQLNNLYQAKTDPRQGKPFYLLNKITATTVIVEAGFISSPSDRAMLCGKVGQQEIAEAIANGIAAYLMEI from the coding sequence TTGAGACTACACTCTATTCAGAGAACAGCTGTTGCCCCGCGTAGCTTTATTATCACTCTGGCGGCTGCAGGACTGATATTCCTTCTAGCCGGAACAGTACAGGCTAATGGCATTCCTACTCAGACAGATGTTAAGGAAGAGCGCCAGCATGTACTCGGTCATGGCCATCGAATGATTCTGATTGATGCCGGACACGGCGGAATTGATGGCGGCACTTCCTATGGCAAAATTCTGGAGAAGGATATTACCCTTGAAATCTCGCGCCGTTTATTTCTGCTGCTGCGCAGCGATGGCTTTGATGCCATTCTAAACCGTAATGGCGATTATGCGCCCAGTGATGAGAACTTCTGGCTCCGCAGCTCTTCCCGCCATCTTAGAGATCTGGCCCAACGTAAAGAATTGGCCGAGATGCTGCCAGCGAATGTAGTAGTCAGCATCCATATTAACTGGGCACCTTCACCTTCCAAGCATGGACCACTGGTTTTGTATCGTCAGGAGGGACGCAGCTTCATGCTTGCCCAATCCATTCAGAGCCAGTTGAACAACCTTTATCAAGCGAAGACCGACCCAAGACAGGGCAAACCCTTTTATTTACTTAACAAAATCACTGCCACAACCGTTATCGTTGAAGCGGGCTTTATTAGCAGCCCCTCCGATCGAGCCATGTTATGCGGCAAAGTAGGTCAGCAAGAGATTGCCGAAGCAATTGCAAACGGGATTGCCGCTTACCTCATGGAAATTTAG
- a CDS encoding SNF2-related protein codes for MSQFSRNSLLLQSSKPAPLVPVPLSFDRNWLQDLESRLDKGGPWGDWRLSRLAVQGEETGLITSFDELQCMKHLSGLSPLPHQLDTAHKVLFQMSGRAILADEVGLGKTIEAGLVLKEYLVRGLVSKVLILVPASLVLQWVRELNAKFGISAVAQKKSYSWGSDIVVASMDTAKRDPHKEVLLENEYDMLIIDEAHKLKNKKSTNYLFVQQLRKKYCLLLTATPVQNNLSELFNLITLLKPGQLGNQGDFATNFVVDKRQPKNEIQLRGELSKVMIRNRRGEGPVNFTKRKVRNIPLTLSTEEKVLYDGVTAFVKDQYQESGGNLSSMLSLVTLQREVCSSRDAVFITLVNLIKKLPEDSPKRDRMMGLLQTIRTVKTNTKAEKTLELILEMKEKVIVFTEYRATQEYLLQFFRDHGLMCVSYSGGMNRGKKDWMMDLFRGRAQVMIATEAGGEGINLQFCHHMINFDLPWNPMRVEQRIGRVHRLGQENDVIIYNLSTQGTIEEHILHLLHEKINMFEMVIGGLDVILERFEKKESLEKSLYKIVLEARTDEELRSGLDHIGESLSELTEDIQKESEAAT; via the coding sequence ATGTCGCAATTTTCCCGAAATTCTCTGCTGCTACAGAGCAGTAAGCCCGCACCATTGGTGCCTGTTCCGCTTTCCTTTGACCGAAACTGGCTGCAGGATTTGGAAAGTAGACTCGACAAAGGTGGTCCATGGGGAGACTGGAGATTGTCACGGCTTGCCGTACAAGGAGAGGAAACAGGGCTGATCACCAGCTTCGACGAGCTGCAGTGTATGAAGCATTTATCCGGACTGTCTCCGCTCCCTCACCAGCTCGATACCGCTCATAAAGTACTCTTTCAAATGTCAGGCCGGGCGATTCTCGCCGATGAGGTTGGACTAGGCAAAACCATCGAAGCAGGACTTGTGCTCAAAGAATATCTGGTGCGCGGACTGGTCTCCAAGGTATTGATTCTGGTTCCAGCCTCGTTAGTATTGCAATGGGTGCGGGAGTTGAACGCTAAATTTGGTATTTCAGCTGTCGCCCAAAAGAAATCCTATTCCTGGGGTAGCGACATCGTCGTCGCCTCTATGGATACCGCCAAACGTGATCCGCATAAAGAAGTCCTGCTGGAGAATGAATATGACATGCTGATCATCGATGAGGCTCACAAGCTGAAGAATAAGAAATCTACCAATTATCTGTTCGTACAGCAATTGCGCAAAAAATACTGCCTGCTGCTTACTGCTACACCCGTCCAAAATAACTTAAGCGAACTGTTTAACTTAATCACACTGCTGAAGCCTGGACAGCTTGGAAATCAGGGGGATTTCGCCACTAATTTCGTTGTCGATAAACGCCAGCCCAAGAACGAGATCCAACTTCGGGGTGAGCTTTCCAAGGTCATGATCCGCAATCGGCGCGGCGAAGGTCCGGTCAATTTCACCAAGCGTAAGGTCCGCAATATCCCACTGACACTCTCCACTGAGGAGAAGGTATTATATGACGGAGTTACTGCTTTTGTCAAAGACCAATATCAGGAATCTGGGGGCAATCTTAGCAGTATGCTCTCCTTAGTCACACTTCAGCGCGAGGTATGCAGCAGTCGTGATGCCGTATTCATAACCTTGGTGAATCTGATCAAGAAATTGCCTGAGGACTCGCCGAAACGGGACCGGATGATGGGTCTGCTACAGACCATTCGTACCGTTAAGACAAATACCAAAGCGGAGAAAACATTAGAGCTAATCCTGGAAATGAAGGAAAAGGTCATTGTATTTACAGAGTATCGGGCAACTCAGGAATATTTGCTGCAATTTTTCCGCGACCATGGGCTGATGTGTGTCTCTTATTCCGGAGGGATGAACCGTGGTAAAAAAGACTGGATGATGGACCTCTTCCGCGGCCGGGCCCAAGTAATGATTGCCACCGAAGCAGGCGGCGAAGGCATTAACCTGCAATTTTGTCATCACATGATCAATTTCGATCTGCCCTGGAATCCAATGCGAGTCGAACAGCGGATTGGGAGAGTACATCGGTTAGGTCAGGAGAATGACGTCATCATCTATAATCTGTCCACTCAGGGTACGATTGAAGAACACATCCTTCATTTGCTGCATGAGAAAATCAATATGTTCGAGATGGTTATTGGCGGGCTGGATGTTATTCTGGAACGTTTCGAGAAGAAGGAATCCTTGGAGAAAAGTCTATATAAAATAGTGCTTGAGGCCCGCACCGATGAAGAACTGCGCAGCGGGCTGGACCATATTGGCGAATCCCTCAGTGAATTGACTGAAGACATTCAAAAGGAAAGTGAGGCCGCGACATGA
- a CDS encoding metal-sensitive transcriptional regulator: MDYNYPDEMKTRLRKIEGQVRGVLRMMEEGKSCKEVVAQMSAVRNASDKAIAQIVAENLHQCILAEQAGGNQDTQKIVKEAVELLVKSH, encoded by the coding sequence ATGGATTACAATTATCCGGATGAAATGAAGACACGTTTACGCAAAATCGAGGGTCAGGTTCGGGGGGTGTTGCGAATGATGGAAGAAGGAAAGTCTTGCAAAGAAGTTGTGGCTCAAATGTCTGCCGTACGCAATGCATCCGACAAAGCTATTGCCCAAATTGTCGCGGAGAACCTGCATCAATGTATCTTAGCTGAACAAGCTGGGGGTAATCAAGATACCCAGAAAATAGTCAAGGAAGCCGTCGAGCTTCTTGTGAAAAGTCACTAA
- a CDS encoding resolvase: MNKKSEEFLRIMLDFLPSTDDAYRKSIADSGEVLETVIIESVFMPEVIKLLSEERNINLLESIFKYFEEVSNDEDAHLMNVFSVTVLEILGNDRSILGTAQKYMGSKTIELQIEADRDLGRRI, translated from the coding sequence ATGAATAAAAAATCGGAAGAATTCTTGAGAATAATGTTAGATTTTTTACCGTCAACTGATGATGCGTATAGAAAATCAATCGCAGATAGCGGTGAGGTGCTAGAAACTGTAATAATTGAGAGCGTCTTCATGCCCGAAGTAATTAAACTATTGAGCGAGGAAAGAAACATCAATCTGTTAGAAAGTATTTTTAAATATTTTGAAGAAGTATCTAATGACGAAGATGCTCACTTGATGAACGTTTTTTCGGTTACAGTTTTGGAAATACTCGGGAATGACAGATCGATTCTAGGAACTGCACAGAAATACATGGGATCTAAAACGATAGAACTTCAGATAGAAGCTGATAGAGATTTAGGTAGGAGAATCTAG